In Dermacentor andersoni chromosome 4, qqDerAnde1_hic_scaffold, whole genome shotgun sequence, the following proteins share a genomic window:
- the LOC140217318 gene encoding uncharacterized protein codes for MKLTGERGSCANVELADEFLVVQVTALNALYKNALCQECSQPGLTVHLGTRHGLAARMLLTCNACGVVASEWSSPRVEGGKAFDVNMRAMQAIKTTGRGATALTDFWSVMNVSHRGLHHKTFQRHLKSKFRPAGGMAAASLFSDAVAAVRKVYSEMDLAFTKNVTVVYDGTWMTRGHASHIGVGTIIEFYTGLVLDCVVLSNRCHGCTLGPKENDEGYSEWKENHVCQKNTDANSSRMEVEAALILFRRSLERNDLRYTCVVCDGDSRTFQALCEDKAYGFITFNKEDCINHVKKRMGTALRTLVSKSRRSKPIGGKGGLTQDLIKKLTNYYGMAIRNNSEVDDMQRAIMATFYHITSTDKDPHHELCPPGPLSWCRHQAAEAEGKAPPEHKYKLATHVSAALLPVYQRLSDPQLLSRCQGKKTQNAAESLHAVIWSILPKEQNASLIAAETAVNEAVCKYNAGTLRAYRQFCASLGLKPGKHSLQRAAEKDALRKKKASKKHQMKGHMPKKPRCAKDTKDYNPGAF; via the coding sequence atgaagctcacAGGTGAGAGAGGAAGTTGTGCCAATGTGGAGCTGGCGGATGAGTTTTTGGTTGTGCAGGTCACAGCATTGAATGCTTTGTACAAGAATGCCTTGTGCCAAGAATGCTCTCAGCCGGGACTGACTGTTCATTTGGGAACAAGGCATGGATTGGCTGCACGAATGCTACTGACCTGCAATGCCTGCGGCGTTGTTGCAAGTGAATGGTCATCGCCGCGAGTAGAGGGTGGTAAGGCTTTTGACGTGAATATGCGTGCAATGCAAGCAATTAAAACCACCGGCAGAGGGGCAACTGCACTGACTGACTTTTGGTCAGTAATGAACGTTTCACACAGAGGCTTGCACCATAAGACATTCCAAAGACACCTGAAATCAAAATTCAGGCCTGCTGGTGGGATGGCTGCAGCAAGTCTCTTTTCTGATGCTGTGGCAGCCGTGCGGAAAGTTTACAGCGAAATGGACCTGGCATTCACAAAAAATGTGACGGTAGTCTACGACGGCACATGGATGACACGTGGTCATGCATCCCATATTGGTGTGGGCACAATAATTGAATTTTACACTGGTCTGGTGCTTGACTGCGTTGTGCTCTCGAACAGATGCCATGGATGCACGCTTGGGCCGAAAGAAAACGATGAAGGCTACAGTGAATGGAAAGAGAATCACGTGTGCCAAAAGAACACCGATGCAAACTCAAGCCGTATGGAGGTCGAGGCAGCGTTGATCTTGTTCAGAAGGTCACTGGAAAGGAATGACCTCCGCTACACATGTGTTGTTTGTGATGGGGATAGCCGTACCTTCCAGGCCCTTTGTGAAGACAAGGCTTACGGCTTCATTACATTCAACAAAGAGGACTGTATCAATCACGTTAAAAAGAGGATGGGTACAGCCCTGCGAACACTTGTCTCAAAAAGCAGAAGAAGTAAACCAATTGGAGGGAAGGGTGGCCTGACCCAAGACCTAATCAAAAAGCTCACCAATTATTATGGCATGGCCATACGTAACAATAGTGAAGTAGATGATATGCAAAGGGCCATAATGGCAACCTTTTATCATATCACTTCAACAGATAAAgaccctcatcatgagctctgccCTCCAGGACCCCTGAGCTGGTGCAGACACCAGGCTGCAGAAGCTGAAGGTAAAGCTCCGCCAGAACACAAGTACAAATTGGCAACACATGTTTCAGCTGCGTTGCTGCCTGTGTATCAACGCCTCTCGGATCCTCAGCTACTCAGCCGTTGCCAAGGCAAGAAGACTCAGAATGCAGCCGAGAGTCTCCACGCTGTCAtttggtcaattctaccaaaagaGCAAAATGCTTCATTGATCGCAGCGGAGACAGCTGTCAATGAGGCAGTCTGCAAGTACAATGCTGGAACGCTTCGTGCATACAGACAGTTTTGTGCCTCACTTGGCTTGAAGCCAGGAAAGCATTCCCTTCAAAGAGCTGCAGAAAAGGATgccctacgaaaaaaaaaggcatcgaaAAAACATCAGATGAAAGGCCACATGCCCAAGAAGCCCCGCTGTGCTAAGGACACCAAGGACTACAATCCTGGTGCATTTTAG